The Eleutherodactylus coqui strain aEleCoq1 chromosome 13, aEleCoq1.hap1, whole genome shotgun sequence genome includes a window with the following:
- the CDC6 gene encoding cell division control protein 6 homolog, whose amino-acid sequence MMPSTRSKSQSSIPFPKTKAAKTQAKAGLPVRSRSETIATVTLSPAFKELPLSPRKRLGDDNLCNIPKSLQCSPPKQSCNEKSPLSPAKGRRLIFDENQAAASPLSPVKKREDAVVLSPQKRGQETPTSSSHRGPHERKSVGSRLFKQEATCYQKVKCALNTAVPEHLLARDQETASILSFLKKHVSSEKPGSLYISGAPGTGKTACLNKLLQENKEVLKDCKTVYINCMSLRSSQAIFPFIAEEISGNGKPPLPGKDVVRQLEKLVTSKGPMILLVLDELDQLDSKGHDILYTVFEWPWLTNSRVVLIGIANALDLTDRILPRLQARSQCKPQLLNFSPYTKDQIVTILQDRLAQASGDPVLDNAAIQFCARKVSAVSGDARKALDICRRAVEIVESDVRSQTVLKPRSECASPTKEAVPAPVPKKVSLPHISRVISDVYGDKMSTGSETFPLQQKLVVCSLLLLTQQSKIKEVAMGKLYDTYSKVCRKQQMGMVGQSECLSLCQLLETRGILGLKRAKEARLTKVSLKIEERDIEHAFKDKVLIGNVLHSGI is encoded by the exons A TGATGCCGAGCACACGGTCCAAGTCCCAAAGCTCTATTCCATTCCCTAAGACAAAGGCTGCGAAGACACAAGCCAAAGCGGGACTGCCTGTTCGTTCCAGATCAGAAACTATAGCTACTGTGACGCTGTCACCTGCGTTCAAGGAGTTGCCACTCAGTCCTCGGAAAAGGCTTG GTGATGACAATCTTTGTAACATCCCTAAGTCTCTTCAATGTTCCCCACCCAAACAAAGCTGTAATGAGAAGAGTCCCCTGAGTCCAGCCAAAGGGAGGCGCCTAATTTTTGATGAGAACCAGGCTGCTGCATCTCCATTGTCCCCCGTCAAGAAGCGAGAAGATGCCGTTGTGTTATCGCCTCAGAAAAGGGGTCAAGAAACGCCAACCAGCTCATCCCATCGAGGACCACATGAGAGAAAGTCTGTGGGTAGTCGTCTGTTTAAGCAGGAAG CAACATGTTATCAGAAGGTGAAGTGTGCCCTGAACACGGCTGTGCCTGAACATCTGCTGGCACGTGACCAGGAGACGGCGTCCATACTTTCCTTCTTAAAGAAGCATGTGTCTTCAGAGAAGCCTGGAAGCCTTTACATCTCCGGTGCTCCGGGAACTGGCAAAACCGCCTGtctaaacaagctgctgcaggagAACAAG GAGGTTCTGAAGGACTGCAAGACTGTTTATATCAACTGCATGTCCCTACGCAGCTCACAGGCTATCTTCCCTTTCAtagcagaagagatctctgggaATGGAAAGCCGCCtcttcctgggaaagatgtggtCAGGCAGCTAGAAAAGTTGGTCACATCTAAAGGACCTATGAT TCTTCTGGTACTGGATGAGTTGGATCAGCTGGACAGTAAGGGGCACGACATCCTCTACACTGTATTTGAGTGGCCCTGGCTGACCAACTCTAGAGTTGTACTCATTG GGATTGCAAACGCTCTGGACTTGACTGACCGCATACTGCCTAGACTGCAGGCACGGTCCCAGTGCAAGCCGCAATTGCTGAATTTCTCTCCTTATACAAAAGACCAGATAGTCACAATCCTACAAGACAGACTTGCACAG GCCTCCGGTGACCCAGTTCTGGATAATGCTGCCATTCAGTTTTGTGCCAGGAAAGTGTCTGCGGTTTCTGGAGATGCTCGAAAAGCTTTGGACATCTGCAG ACGAGCTGTAGAAATAGTGGAATCGGATGTTCGGAGCCAGACAGTCCTGAAGCCACGATCTGAAT GTGCTTCACCAACTAAAGAAGCAGTGCCTGCACCTGTGCCAAAGAAAGTCAGCCTGCCTCACATCTCACGGGTCATATCTGATGTGTATGGAGACAAAATGTCAACAGGCAGCGAGACCTTTCCTCTGCAGCAGAAACTTGTAGTGTGTTCCCTCTTGCTGCTCACACAACAGAGTAAAATCAAGGAGGTCGCTATGGGAAAG CTTTATGACACTTATAGCAAGGTGTGTCGAAAACAGCAGATGGGAATGGTTGGCCAGTCAGAATGCCTGTCCCTTTGCCAGCTTTTGGAGACCAGAGGGATATTGGGTCTCAAGAGAGCCAAGGAAGCCCGCCTCACAAAA GTGTCTTTGAAGATAGAGGAGCGTGACATCGAGCACGCATTCAAGGACAAGGTTTTAATTGGAAATGTCTTACACTCCGGAATTTAA